TACATCTCTCGACTTCCTAACCAAACACACGGACACATTAATATTTAATTGTGAGTATTGAACATACAAGCACTATACTATAACGAGAGAGAATCACGCATTCGAATGATATGGGGTGGACCATAAATCTTGACATACATATTACGGTtcagatgttttattttcattatcctACCAATATTCTCTACAGGTAGATGATTAAGTGCTGAAAGCACGTTCTTAGTAAATTTTTATGGCCTTCTTCCAGCCACattgctgattaaaaacttcactacgatattttttcagtaaaacatgAGGTCGTCGAACTGGCGCAAGGGAAGTTTGTCAAGTCGAAGTCCCTTGGTAGGTCGTCGGATCATAATTCACTGGAAGATCAACGAGccggaaaattattgaaatgctGTGGAAGAGGAGAGCCGTCGAACCGGGAAGCCAATATTTAAAGGTCGGAGGGGTTAGTTGTGCTTGTCTCTTATTTATTCTTTAACAGCAGTGAGGATAGAGTCAAACTGTGAGGAAGTTAGCCAAGTTGCAGAAATgctgttgaaaattttaggataaatttcattttagcAAAGATTGACTTCCCTTGAAAAAAGGGAAGGTTCACGGAATTCAACGCAGTAGCTTATTGAGTCTCAACATTCAATTTCTCCAACTCAATCGGtattaaatgattattttaaactgtCCTTTATTCTCCTCTCAATGTATTTACACGCTAAATGTTGACTAACAAAACGACATGTTTATTTCGCGCCATCTCCACATTTCTTGCTTCTTGGCGGAGGCAGCTTAGCGTTGGGGTCGAAAGGTACATTTACAATTTTGGCTGTATCGGGGGTGAAATTTgcatctgaaatttaaaattatcttgtTCAATATTGAAACAATACCTTTCAAACTGTTTTGCTTACGATAGACGTTCTCCTCGACCCTTACAGCCTGTACGACCGAGCTTCGCAACTCGATGTCAACTTGTTCGGCAAGAAAAAGtctctgaaatgaaaaaaatagtcgTCAATTGATGTCTACAAGTATCGAATTATTCTGGAAAtcttataaattatccaaactaataagtttacaaattttgattCGGTGTAAATTCAAATGAATTACCTCTTTGATTGCCTTTGCATCGGTCATATCTTTGCATTTGAGGAATTCTTCTCGAATTTTCTGCCGGGCCGCTTCAAGAGCTCGACAATCCCCTGCAAATACATGGTTCCGGGTGCGTAGAAGTGTTTTGTACCAATGGAGAGCCTGTGTTAGAAGATTAGAATCGAGATTtgagaaacaaatttctaattcGCACACATGGCCATAAAATACCTCTTTTCTTAAAGCATTCATCTTAAATTATTAGGATAGGACACCTATACAACTTCCAGTTTAAATATACGAAAATTTAGCTGAAATACCGAATCAACTTATG
This sequence is a window from Uranotaenia lowii strain MFRU-FL chromosome 3, ASM2978415v1, whole genome shotgun sequence. Protein-coding genes within it:
- the LOC129757429 gene encoding complex III assembly factor LYRM7, whose translation is MNALRKEALHWYKTLLRTRNHVFAGDCRALEAARQKIREEFLKCKDMTDAKAIKERLFLAEQVDIELRSSVVQAVRVEENVYHANFTPDTAKIVNVPFDPNAKLPPPRSKKCGDGAK